A genomic window from Chlamydiales bacterium includes:
- a CDS encoding LysM peptidoglycan-binding domain-containing protein — protein sequence MSRRDTIIIAVLINAGILLVLFATAIPSKDESEAERQEISSSEQVAAKIEPVIPKENILPPIQAADEVDLVLSEWNIKPGERISEHAGDSITYQSAPLQVQEPVLEKQAEESVPSKPSMVAINADSKPQPKADFIQVTVKKGDSLDRIAKANNSTVQEIMTANQLASISLKIGQVLKVPVKEATKTSAKQTNATTNGPNQKKASASTQKSQATPKYYTVKSGDNPWLIANKNNVKLEDLLRLNNLNEDKARKLKPGDKIRIQ from the coding sequence ATGAGTCGTAGAGATACAATTATTATTGCTGTATTGATCAATGCGGGTATATTGCTTGTTTTATTTGCTACAGCGATACCTTCAAAAGATGAGTCAGAAGCTGAAAGACAAGAAATTTCTTCTTCAGAGCAAGTTGCAGCGAAAATTGAACCTGTTATTCCAAAAGAGAATATATTACCGCCTATACAAGCTGCTGATGAGGTGGATTTGGTTTTAAGTGAATGGAATATAAAGCCAGGAGAGCGCATTTCAGAGCATGCTGGGGATTCGATTACTTATCAGAGTGCACCGTTACAAGTGCAAGAGCCTGTTTTAGAAAAGCAAGCAGAAGAAAGTGTTCCTTCTAAACCTAGTATGGTTGCAATTAATGCAGATTCTAAGCCGCAGCCAAAAGCTGATTTTATCCAAGTCACTGTAAAGAAGGGTGACTCTCTAGATCGTATAGCAAAAGCAAATAATTCCACAGTACAAGAGATTATGACTGCAAATCAACTTGCAAGCATTTCTTTAAAAATAGGACAAGTCTTAAAGGTGCCCGTAAAAGAAGCTACAAAAACTTCTGCAAAGCAAACAAACGCGACTACAAATGGGCCTAACCAAAAAAAGGCAAGTGCCTCTACACAGAAGAGCCAAGCAACTCCCAAGTACTACACCGTAAAAAGCGGTGATAATCCGTGGCTTATTGCTAACAAAAATAATGTAAAGCTTGAAGATTTGTTGCGACTTAATAATTTGAATGAAGATAAGGCTCGCAAATTAAAGCCTGGTGATAAAATTCGCATTCAGTAA
- the mraY gene encoding phospho-N-acetylmuramoyl-pentapeptide-transferase produces the protein MIFFILDFLKSLGIKVPGVFEYYSTRIILATITTLVISIFFGPRFIRKLYELKIGQPIRMEECPLLGELHEKKKDTPTMGGVLILFAMLVAMFLWMNWSYSFTLILFLTTLFIGALGARDDYLKLKYKNSKGLASRRKFIYQVAFSSLLALYLLCPFATSSIQVGSWFEPPFAKEVVAKKSVQLDMEKSNHIEKSLKTHTLTTREYISRIYIPFIKEPLFSFTGVGLFLMGIFIVVVVTGSSNAVNLTDGLDGLAAGSVLLVAASLALIAFISNNIDLASYLNILYIEGSGEIAIYLSALVGACLGFLWYNGYPAQVFMGDTGSLSLGAIIGVSAVLLGREVLLVIIGGIFVAEALSVILQVGSYKLRNKKRIFLCSPLHHHFEYKGWAETKVVIRFWIIGLLLAIVGVASLKFQ, from the coding sequence ATGATTTTTTTTATTCTCGATTTTTTAAAATCATTGGGCATAAAGGTTCCTGGGGTTTTTGAGTATTACTCTACCAGAATCATTCTTGCTACCATCACAACACTTGTGATTAGTATTTTTTTTGGTCCAAGGTTTATTCGAAAGCTGTATGAATTGAAAATTGGCCAGCCCATCCGTATGGAAGAGTGTCCATTACTTGGTGAACTACATGAGAAAAAGAAAGATACCCCGACTATGGGTGGGGTTCTTATCTTGTTTGCAATGCTTGTTGCTATGTTTTTGTGGATGAATTGGTCTTATTCATTTACGCTCATATTATTTCTTACAACGCTTTTTATTGGAGCATTGGGTGCAAGAGATGATTATTTGAAGCTAAAATATAAAAATTCAAAAGGTCTTGCATCGAGAAGAAAGTTTATTTACCAAGTTGCTTTTTCTAGTTTGCTTGCGCTTTATCTACTTTGTCCCTTTGCTACTTCAAGCATACAGGTGGGGTCGTGGTTTGAGCCTCCTTTTGCAAAAGAAGTGGTTGCTAAAAAATCTGTTCAATTAGACATGGAAAAAAGTAACCATATTGAAAAGTCCTTAAAGACACATACCCTTACTACAAGAGAATACATTTCAAGGATCTATATTCCCTTTATAAAAGAGCCTCTCTTTTCCTTTACAGGGGTAGGCTTATTTTTAATGGGAATTTTTATCGTGGTTGTTGTAACAGGTTCATCTAATGCTGTTAACCTGACAGATGGTTTGGATGGGCTTGCAGCGGGCTCTGTTTTGCTTGTGGCTGCAAGTCTTGCATTAATAGCCTTTATATCTAACAATATAGATTTGGCTAGTTACTTGAATATTCTATACATAGAAGGTAGTGGTGAGATAGCTATTTATCTTTCAGCTCTTGTGGGTGCGTGTCTTGGTTTTTTGTGGTACAATGGATACCCAGCTCAGGTGTTTATGGGAGATACAGGCTCTTTGTCTCTTGGTGCAATTATTGGGGTTTCAGCAGTTTTGCTTGGCAGAGAAGTGCTCCTTGTGATTATTGGGGGAATATTTGTAGCGGAGGCTTTATCTGTGATTTTGCAAGTTGGAAGTTATAAATTGCGTAATAAAAAAAGGATTTTTTTATGCTCGCCATTACACCATCACTTTGAATATAAGGGATGGGCTGAAACAAAAGTTGTCATCCGCTTTTGGATTATTGGGCTACTTTTAGCAATTGTTGGCGTTGCTTCTTTAAAATTTCAGTAA
- the murD gene encoding UDP-N-acetylmuramoyl-L-alanine--D-glutamate ligase, whose protein sequence is MGRSVLVVGMGISGRSASSYLLHLGFHVIGVDLQKKVLEQQAETQLLLKRGLELIGEEDLKNQKKRIAWESVDFVVVSPGVALTNFICQEAILFKKEVIGEVELACRALTNNRWIGITGTNGKTTVTLLVNHILNESKVAAKALGNVGTALCSSILDIQDEVIVAELSSYQLETMHTPVLDCAVILNITPDHLDRYSTMEAYVKAKLSIQNCLKQNTQLYVHELVAKNWKQDLHFFRTFGYSPASFIFSDQEALYIQGKKAVSLPQEYRGKMSHDVENFMAAYLLCKELGVSDKDFEKHFSTFKKPAHRVEFVGEINGVSYYDDSKGTNLDAVVRAVESIDAPIVLIAGGVHKGASYKAWLHTFKGKVKAVCAIGQAANLLHEELSESIAVQICSTLSEAVHHGTSLCSKGDAVVLSPGCSSFDMFRDYAHRGDEFKKCVWALTEESI, encoded by the coding sequence GTGGGTAGATCTGTTCTTGTTGTAGGTATGGGTATAAGTGGAAGATCTGCAAGTTCCTATTTACTTCATTTGGGTTTTCATGTGATTGGAGTAGACCTTCAAAAAAAAGTATTGGAACAGCAAGCAGAAACACAGCTTTTGTTAAAAAGAGGTCTTGAGCTAATAGGTGAAGAGGATTTAAAAAATCAAAAGAAGAGGATTGCATGGGAGTCTGTCGACTTTGTTGTTGTATCTCCTGGCGTTGCTTTGACAAATTTTATTTGCCAAGAAGCTATTCTCTTTAAAAAAGAAGTTATCGGAGAAGTTGAGCTTGCTTGCAGGGCTCTTACGAATAATAGATGGATCGGTATTACAGGGACAAATGGGAAAACGACAGTTACATTACTTGTAAATCATATTCTCAATGAATCAAAAGTTGCAGCCAAAGCGCTTGGAAATGTAGGTACAGCGCTTTGTTCTTCTATCTTGGATATTCAAGATGAGGTGATTGTTGCAGAGCTGAGCTCTTATCAGTTAGAAACAATGCATACTCCTGTTTTAGATTGCGCCGTTATTCTTAATATTACGCCAGATCATTTAGATCGTTATTCCACTATGGAAGCTTATGTAAAAGCTAAGTTATCAATTCAAAATTGTTTAAAACAGAATACGCAATTATATGTGCATGAATTAGTTGCAAAGAATTGGAAACAAGACTTGCATTTCTTTAGAACATTTGGTTATAGTCCTGCATCATTTATTTTTTCAGATCAAGAAGCGCTGTACATACAGGGTAAGAAAGCTGTTAGTTTACCACAAGAGTATCGAGGTAAAATGAGCCATGATGTTGAAAACTTTATGGCAGCTTATCTTCTTTGTAAAGAGCTTGGTGTTAGTGATAAAGATTTCGAAAAGCACTTTTCTACTTTTAAAAAGCCGGCACATCGAGTAGAGTTTGTAGGAGAGATAAATGGAGTTAGTTATTACGATGATAGTAAAGGTACAAACCTAGATGCTGTTGTAAGAGCAGTAGAATCCATAGATGCGCCCATTGTTTTAATTGCTGGGGGTGTTCATAAGGGAGCATCTTATAAAGCGTGGCTTCATACCTTTAAGGGCAAGGTTAAGGCTGTATGTGCAATTGGGCAGGCAGCAAATCTTCTTCATGAAGAGTTGTCTGAAAGCATTGCTGTACAGATTTGTTCTACTCTTAGCGAAGCTGTGCATCATGGTACTAGCTTGTGTAGTAAAGGAGATGCTGTAGTGCTTTCTCCTGGCTGCTCTAGTTTTGATATGTTTCGAGATTATGCTCATCGAGGTGATGAGTTTAAAAAATGTGTTTGGGCACTCACAGAGGAATCGATATGA
- a CDS encoding putative peptidoglycan glycosyltransferase FtsW, whose translation MVRYFLIGFVFFAFVVGLIMVFDTSSAEIIDLGLNKNIYLPTIKQVIFALFGCLLGVLVWKVGYHKILSLAFPLLCFFTLLLVLVFIPGIGVNANGARRWVSIAGLSIQPSEFVKYLIPIYYISELLKLGVSQISLKQFLKIIGVIAVPMILILVEPDNRTTGIIGLTMLVLLAITGVKFRYWALPMGILMVIGMTAAYHVPYVAKRLEVYMHPELDLKGRGHQPYQAKIAVGSGGLYGRGPGEGLQKLNYLPEAQNDYIVAIFAEEFGFLGVVTLIFVYMSITYLGFYIALQAIDVAGCYVAVAMTFLISIQAFMNFGVVSGLLPSTGLNLPFFSQGGSSLWVNIAAVTLLLQISSVALEKKRIQIKREAI comes from the coding sequence ATGGTGCGTTATTTTCTTATAGGTTTTGTGTTTTTTGCTTTCGTCGTAGGACTTATCATGGTGTTTGATACATCTTCGGCAGAAATAATTGATCTGGGCTTAAACAAGAACATCTATCTTCCAACAATTAAGCAAGTGATTTTTGCACTCTTTGGTTGTTTGTTGGGCGTGCTTGTATGGAAAGTAGGTTATCATAAAATCTTATCGCTCGCATTTCCTCTTCTTTGTTTTTTTACTCTTTTACTCGTTCTTGTATTCATTCCAGGTATCGGAGTAAATGCTAATGGCGCGCGCAGATGGGTTTCAATTGCTGGGCTCTCTATTCAGCCATCGGAGTTTGTAAAATACTTAATTCCGATTTACTATATTTCTGAGTTACTTAAATTAGGCGTATCACAGATTAGCTTAAAGCAGTTTTTAAAAATCATAGGCGTAATTGCTGTGCCTATGATTTTGATTCTTGTAGAGCCAGATAATAGAACAACTGGGATCATTGGCTTAACAATGCTAGTCTTGCTTGCAATCACAGGTGTAAAGTTTCGCTACTGGGCGCTGCCTATGGGTATTTTGATGGTGATAGGGATGACTGCAGCTTATCATGTCCCTTATGTTGCAAAAAGACTAGAGGTATACATGCATCCAGAGCTTGATTTGAAAGGAAGGGGGCATCAGCCTTATCAAGCTAAAATTGCAGTAGGTTCTGGAGGATTGTACGGAAGAGGGCCTGGAGAGGGTTTGCAAAAGTTGAATTATTTACCAGAGGCCCAAAATGACTATATTGTGGCTATTTTTGCTGAAGAATTTGGTTTTTTGGGCGTTGTAACACTTATTTTTGTGTATATGAGCATTACTTATTTAGGCTTTTATATTGCACTTCAGGCTATAGACGTGGCAGGGTGTTATGTTGCTGTTGCAATGACTTTTTTAATATCCATCCAAGCATTTATGAACTTTGGAGTTGTTTCAGGATTACTTCCAAGCACAGGATTAAATTTGCCATTTTTTAGCCAAGGGGGAAGTTCCCTATGGGTAAATATTGCAGCGGTTACACTTTTACTTCAGATTTCATCTGTTGCGCTCGAAAAAAAAAGAATTCAGATTAAGAGAGAAGCTATATGA